Within the Magnetospirillum sp. ME-1 genome, the region CATCGGCTTCGACATGGGGTTCATGGCCGGCAAGATGTCCTATGGCCTGACCGTGGTCGCCGCCATGTGGTGGCTGTGCGTCACCATCTCGGTCACCCTGTGCATGGTGCTGATGGCGGGCGAGCGGTTGCAGGAGGAACTGAATTTCCAGGCCAGCCGCGATCCCCTGACCGGAGCCCTGAACCGCAGGGCCTTCGGCGCACTGGCGGAACGGGAGGTGATGCGTGCCCGGCGCATCTGCGCGCCGCTGTCGCTCCTGATGATCGACATGGACCATTTCAAGCAGATCAACGACCGCCTGGGCCATGCGGGCGGGGACGAGGCGCTGATGATGTTCGTCCGCCTGGCGGGACGCGTGCTGCGGGCCGAGGATCTGCTGTGCCGGTTCGGCGGCGATGAATTCCTGATTCTGTTGCCCGGCAGTTCCTCCACCGAGGCCATGGGGGTGGCCGAACGCCTGCGCACCGCCTTCACCGAGCAGGCGAGGGGGCTGGATGGAGTGAACCATCTGCCCTTTCACATCAGCTTAAGTGCCGGCGTCACCACCCTGGCCGGAGACGAGGACATGGAAGCCGCCATCCGCCGGGCCGATACGGCTCTCTACCGTGCCAAGACCATGGGGCGCGACCGTTGCGAATTGGCCTGAGTTTCGAGCCCCCGGTGGTTGCGTTCCCCTTGCTTGGGCGGTAGTGTCCCGGTCATGACCGAGTCCCGCTTCCATACCCTGGCGTCCTACGCCTGCCGGCCCGAGGAATCCCGCGGCCGCCTGCACGCCGAGGCGGACAGCCCGACCCGCTCGCCGTTCCAGCGCGACCGCGACCGCATCATCCATTCCGCCGCCTTCCGCCGCCTGCAATACAAGACCCAGGTGTTCGTCTATCACGAGGGCGACAATTTCAGGACGCGGCTCACCCACTCGCTGGAAGTGTCGCAGATCGCGCGCTCCGTCGCCCGCGTTCTGTCCCTGGACGAGGATCTGGCCGAGGCCCTGGCGCTGGCCCACGATCTGGGCCACACCCCCTTCGGCCATGCGGGCGAGGATGCGTTGCAGGAGGTCCTGGCCGAATTCGGCGGCTTCGACCACAACGCCCAAAGCTTGCGCATCGTCACCAAGCTGGAACGCCGCTACGTGGAGTTCGAGGGCCTCAACCTCACCTGGGAGACCCTGGAGGGACTGGTCAAGCATAACGGCCCGCTCACCGGCCCCCTGGCGGTCAAGCCCGGCCGGGTGCTGCCCGGTGCCATCGCCGAGTATGCCCAACTGAACGATCTGCGCCTGGACAGCTTTGCCGGCATGGAGGCCCAGGTGGCGGCCCTGTCCGACGACATCGCCTACAACAACCACGACATCGATGACGGTCTGCGCGCCGGCCTGTTCACCATCAAGGACTTGGCCGACGTGCCCCTGGTCGGGCCGCTGTTTCATCAGGTGGCCAGGGAATATCCCGATGCCGACCCCTCGCTTCACATCCACGAGGTGGTGCGCCGGATGATCGGCATCATGATCCTTGACCTGATCGAGGAGACGAAGCGCCGCATCGCCGAGTTCAAGCCCCAGACCGCCGACGATGTGCGCGGTCTGGGCCGGCCGCTGGCCGCCTTCTCCGACGAGATGCGCGCCAACGACGCGGCGCTGCGCCAGTTCCTGTTCACCAACATGTACCGCCACTTCAGCGTCAACCGCATGACCAGCAAGGGCAGGCGCGTGGTGAAGGATCTGTTCCGCCTGCTGTTCGCCGAACCCGAATGCCTGCCGCCCGAATGGCGGCGTCTGGCCGACGGCAAGGGCACCGCCAAGACCGCCCGCGTGGTGGCCGATTACATCGCCGGCATGACCGACCGCTTTGCGCTCGACGAGCATCGCCGGCTGTTCGACCTGCAAGAGAAGCCCTGAGAAAAATGAACCTGTTCAAATACTTTCGCGAAGAAATTATCAAGTCGGTCGAGGCGATCGTTCCCGGCCTCGACACTTCCAAGGTGACGGCCGAGCCGCCGCGCGAGACCAGCCACGGCGATGTGGCCACAAATGCCGCCATGGTGTTGACCAAGGCGGCGGGCATGAAGCCCCGCGACCTGGCGGAAAAGATCGCGGCAGCCTTGCGCGCCCATCCGGCGGTGTCGGAAGTGGAGGTGGCCGGTCCCGGCTTCATCAACCTGCGCCTCGCCGATTCCTTCTGGTTCGAGCGTCTGGCCGAGGTACTGGCCGCCGGTGTGTCCTATGGCCAGTCGGAGATGGGCAAGGGCCGCAAGGTCAACGTGGAATACGTCTCCGCCAATCCCACCGGCCCCATGCATATCGGCCACGCCCGCGGCGCGGTGTTCGGCGACGCTTTGGCGCTGCTGCTGGCCAAGGCCGGTTACGACGTGACGCGGGAATACTACGTCAACGACGCCGGCTCCCAGGTGGACGTGCTGGCCCGTTCGGCCCATTTGCGTTACCGCGAGGCCCTGGGCGAGGAGATCGGCGAGATCCCCGAGGGTCTTTATCCTGGCGAATACCTCAAGCCCGCCGGCGAGGCCCTGGCCAAGAAATACGGCCCGGCGCTGAAGGACAAGCCCGAGGCCGAGTGGCTGCCCGAGCTGCGCACCTTCGCCGTGGACGCCATGCTGGACATGATCAAGGACGACCTGGCCGGCCTGGGCGTCAAGCACGACGTCTTCGTCTCCGAGCGCGGGCTGGTGGAGGCCGGCAAGGTCCAGGACGCCCTGGACTATCTTTCGGCCAAGGGCCTGATCTACGAAGGCGTGCTGGAGCCCCCCAAGGGCAAGCTGCCCGACGATTGGGAGGCCCGGCCGCAAACCCTGTTCAAGGCCACCCAATTCGGTGACGACGTGGACCGCCCGTTGAAGAAGTCCGATGGCTCGTGGACTTATTTCGCGTCCGACATCGCCTATCATCTGGACAAGTACCGGCGCGGCTTTGGTTCCATGATCGACGTGTGGGGCGCCGACCACGGCGGCTACGTCAAGCGCATGCAGGCCGCCGTCAAGGCGGTGAGCGAAGGCGGCGGCGACCTCGACGTCAAGCTGTGCCAGATGGTCAATCTCCTGAAGGGCGGCCAGCCCTACAAGATGAGCAAGCGGGCCGGCACCTTCGTCACGCTCAGGGATCTGGTCGAGGCGGTGGGCAAGGACGTGGTCCGCTTCATCATGCTGACCAGGAAGAACGACGCCCATCTCGACTTCGATCTCGACAAGGTGCTGGAGCAAAGCCGCGACAATCCGGTGTTCTACGTCCAGTACGCCCATGCCCGCTGCCATTCGGTGATGCGCCACGCGGCGCAGATGTGGCCGGAAACGGCGGACCATACTCCCGGTGTGGAGGTGCTGGCGCGCTTGACCGACCCGGCCGAGCTTGGTTTGATCAGGCTGCTGGCCGGCTGGCCGCGCCTGGTGGAAAGCGCGGCCGAGGCCCACGAGCCGCATCGCGTCGCGTTCTATCTCTATGACCTGGCCGCCGCCTTCCACGGGCTGTGGAACAAGGGCAAGGACGAGACCCGGCTGCGGTTCCTGATCGAGGATGACCGCGAGCTGTCGCTGGCCCGTCTGGGCCTGCTGCGCGCG harbors:
- a CDS encoding GGDEF domain-containing protein → MLDLHTMLVAVAVATSCCALARIVLYFLHPGTAGLGHWAWASVIGALSFAVAGTGAGLSEGWSLTLAHGLVVAGFCLVWDGFRRFLGREGLTVRFYLGLGALAVALIVISHSVGSLYLRAIFNSALVALISLAIARELLWRPPPHRLAMRLAGWVYLANALFFMVRGASIGFDMGFMAGKMSYGLTVVAAMWWLCVTISVTLCMVLMAGERLQEELNFQASRDPLTGALNRRAFGALAEREVMRARRICAPLSLLMIDMDHFKQINDRLGHAGGDEALMMFVRLAGRVLRAEDLLCRFGGDEFLILLPGSSSTEAMGVAERLRTAFTEQARGLDGVNHLPFHISLSAGVTTLAGDEDMEAAIRRADTALYRAKTMGRDRCELA
- the argS gene encoding arginine--tRNA ligase, with amino-acid sequence MNLFKYFREEIIKSVEAIVPGLDTSKVTAEPPRETSHGDVATNAAMVLTKAAGMKPRDLAEKIAAALRAHPAVSEVEVAGPGFINLRLADSFWFERLAEVLAAGVSYGQSEMGKGRKVNVEYVSANPTGPMHIGHARGAVFGDALALLLAKAGYDVTREYYVNDAGSQVDVLARSAHLRYREALGEEIGEIPEGLYPGEYLKPAGEALAKKYGPALKDKPEAEWLPELRTFAVDAMLDMIKDDLAGLGVKHDVFVSERGLVEAGKVQDALDYLSAKGLIYEGVLEPPKGKLPDDWEARPQTLFKATQFGDDVDRPLKKSDGSWTYFASDIAYHLDKYRRGFGSMIDVWGADHGGYVKRMQAAVKAVSEGGGDLDVKLCQMVNLLKGGQPYKMSKRAGTFVTLRDLVEAVGKDVVRFIMLTRKNDAHLDFDLDKVLEQSRDNPVFYVQYAHARCHSVMRHAAQMWPETADHTPGVEVLARLTDPAELGLIRLLAGWPRLVESAAEAHEPHRVAFYLYDLAAAFHGLWNKGKDETRLRFLIEDDRELSLARLGLLRAVVGVIASGLGIFGVTPVEEMR
- a CDS encoding deoxyguanosinetriphosphate triphosphohydrolase, whose protein sequence is MTESRFHTLASYACRPEESRGRLHAEADSPTRSPFQRDRDRIIHSAAFRRLQYKTQVFVYHEGDNFRTRLTHSLEVSQIARSVARVLSLDEDLAEALALAHDLGHTPFGHAGEDALQEVLAEFGGFDHNAQSLRIVTKLERRYVEFEGLNLTWETLEGLVKHNGPLTGPLAVKPGRVLPGAIAEYAQLNDLRLDSFAGMEAQVAALSDDIAYNNHDIDDGLRAGLFTIKDLADVPLVGPLFHQVAREYPDADPSLHIHEVVRRMIGIMILDLIEETKRRIAEFKPQTADDVRGLGRPLAAFSDEMRANDAALRQFLFTNMYRHFSVNRMTSKGRRVVKDLFRLLFAEPECLPPEWRRLADGKGTAKTARVVADYIAGMTDRFALDEHRRLFDLQEKP